In Centropristis striata isolate RG_2023a ecotype Rhode Island chromosome 8, C.striata_1.0, whole genome shotgun sequence, the genomic window CACCCAAATTTTAATTTGACATTAAATATGTTGCATCTGCAGGATCATCAGCTTGAGCATCCAATGTGAAAACCACAGAGGGAGGTAGGTGCTTAAGCTATAATAACATGCAACATAAACATCATTCTTtgattttaaagtcattttcttATCTGTTTGAGTGACTGTGTCAACTTTAAACAGTTAATTAGCACAAGTGGCATCATGTTGATAAATGTTCAGATTAAAtcactgattgtttttttttagcagtagGCAATCcaatttttttgtatgaattatTCTGGTTTCCAGAGTTTTGGTGATCATCTGCCTCCTCTTGTGCCATCATTGGGTTGACATTTGTGTgggttttgtttctctttgctaGCGCCATACTCTCGTCTGTCCTTCCCATTCTTGAGAACATGATAACTCAGAATTGCCTCGAAGGAATTtcctcaaatttggcacaaacgtcCACTTTGATACAGGCATTATCTGATTGGATTTTGatggtcaaaggtcagggtTACTTTGGCCTTAAAATTTGTCCCGTTCTCATGAATGCCACATCTTCCTGCCTGGAGGAAATTTCTAATTATGATATTTCGCACATGTGTAATGGGATAAAAGAATGAAGTGATATATCACTTTATATCGTAAAGGTCAAAGGTGAACACTTTCCTGACCATTATTTAATGGCATATCTAACAGAACAGGAGATTTCTTCAAAAGCTATTGAAGGATTGTCCATGAAATTTGATGACGTTCATTCCTTCAGACTTCATGCTGGATTGTGATCACTTTGGTGATCCCTCAACTTTTCCTGAAGCACCATCATCTGGTCAGAATGTAAATGTGTGCAGTCCTTTAGTTTAAACCAGGCGACAACCTCTCAGTCTGAGCAGTGCAGCAAATGCacaagtgccttaagcctgcaatctttcaaaaattccaacaggggtcgACACCGTCTTTAGACttcacatgttttgtttttttgtaatgaagcatttgaataatattttctttaaagctgCTGATGATAATCTGATGTcactgattttttaaatctttctcCTCAGAGCAAATTTGTGGATGAACACTCGTCTGCACAGATCCACAAAGTGAACATCCGTCCAACTCGACACAACACAGCTTTAATTCAACAAATAATGGTTGAAAATCCTCCTCAACTTGAACTGACACATTATGATACAAGCCAAAATTCAACCTGTCGCAGAACTGAGGCTGTATTCAGGTTTTTTGCTTCAGCAACATTACTTAAATGTTTTCATCAATCATGTAGACACTGCAACTTCCAGCACTGAGGAACAcaagaagaaaatatatttttagttaaATCAAAATTTGCAAGTTGCAATCAGTGTAAAATTATTTGAAGTATTTATAAAACATGGTGTTTCTGAgggcaccaaaaaaaaacattccagaTCACATTTTTGAGATTCAAagagatacatttttaatcatttttgagcataaattacaaacagtatatgtattttttttaagtttgatgTTAATGTTGagaaaattgtactttttacaaaacattttttaaatgtcttttataaATCCTTGAAACATCTTTTATGTCTTACACATACTGTATCCTTAATTTACCAGCAGCTGTAAACTTTTTTAACTGTTGGCGGGACATTCAAAATGTTCGATATTTCAAAATCTATCGTACATTCTACACATCCGAAGGCAGAGTGCGTACCACTGCACCAGTGTGTAGCCCCAAACTGTTTGCTTTACTATGGTCTGGTTTATGTTTTAGTAGGAATTTGTGTTATCCACAGTATCGTTAATATAAGTCTGTTATTGTTAGTAAGAACAACAGCTCgacaagtcctgcagctctctggaatcagcacaatcatggctagaagtgtaaACTAGCCACTGAAATGTCTCTTGAGCAGaaaaacagttataatgacataaatcataaagaaaAAGCTCAAGTGAGAtttctcatatatatatttttaattggtataaaatggaatttatatatacaacacttttccaagtgccataaatattgaaaaataattggatctccacatgctatacatattggactatatgcatttttacaacatgTACTTGCGACATGTCCTGTCctttcccctctgctctgtgtaaccaGCCTGCTTTTATCTtaaattttcagtgaatatttgtcatgtgaccgttcttCTCAgcaatcaatcatgtcttcactgtGTTGCTGAGGAGCCCAGAATGCTATGAATgccaaatgatttatttttgttttaaaagagatgtagaataaaataattttgacagaaaaatctgattattaagtgtctttttttgttattttttcgaATGGAAACTTTCATAATTTACAGTATAATCCATTCAAGGACTATTAGAAACTTCAAATTGCGATGATAATGCCTTTTTGCAGTTACTTTTGGCGATCTTTAGAAGGAAATATACTTGTCAGTGTACAACAGTGAGTGTTAATGCTGTTTTACAAACTGTCTTATAAGATCTTAGAGCTTCATCTGACAGTCGAATTTCGTCGAGTTAATGGGACTATAAGTCTGAACACAAGTATTTTCCCCTCCCATTGAAGAGCAGTTTCCGATGTGCCCTCCCGAGGTTGAGGCGACAGAGGGCGCTAATACAACATGACGTCAGTGATtgctagaagaagaagaagaaacaggcCACGGATGTAATAACAACAACACGCTGCCCGCTGTCAGCCGACTGACAGGTGACCTGGTTTTCCTGTAGCGTTTAAAGTTGTAGGCAATGTtaacttacattaatttatttatgtgccGTAAATGTGCTTGTGTAATTCGGTTTTCAGTGTGCACTAAcgttaaatgtcttgttcttaGCTATCTAGCTAgtgttagcttagtttagctaaCTAGTTAATAAGTAGCCTACATGCAAGTATTAGATTGCTCGTTCCACCGGTCGCTATAATTGTTATTGTGCCACAATATGGTCTTTCTTTTGGATATCTGTTAACAACCCACAGTACATTAGATTACTCTAAACTTTATTGTCGTTGCGATTCATCATCCAACCAGAAAAAGTTAGTAAATGCAAAGAAATGGACAGAATTCACACAGAATTTACAGTAACATTTAGAATAAATAGAGCATGTAAAATAAGTACAATGGGGGAAGATAGGAatcaaagcaggaaaaaaaaaaaccatcctatttataatgtaaaattccAATGAGTTAgtatatattattgtacaacCGTTCCTGGCAGTgcaaatataagtataagtaataTAGATAGATAAGGTATTGTGAATTTGTATGTAAGCTTCAAGAGCTACCAGTTGTAAGAAAgtatataatgaataaataaacagcaggaGGTATGATATGAATATGGTGTACTATGCAGTATAGATCTTTTATGGACAGATAGTATAGATCGTCGTAAAATATGAGTACTAGGACATTATATATTGAGTAAGAACAGTAGgataaataatttgtttgaaGTCACCTTTAATAGCTCAAATAACATACTGACCATTGTTTTATCAGATTTataattgcattttttgtgttaatatttctgtttgggGTCTCAATCTTTCTTTATTTCCCCCCAATTTAGTTTTCAGATGGTTGAAGAGTCTATTCTGATACAATTTtgattcctgaaaaaaaaagatgtacttCTCAtttatctctgtctgtctttttaagagctgcaacaattaatcgattaattgattagtcaatcaacagaaaatgaacTGGCAACTGTTTTGATGGTCGCATATATGTATTTGtcataaatgataataaactgaactaggtttttggtttgttagtttaataaaacatgcaatttaaagGTCTGGCGCTGTATAATAACACAGGGCATGTTACtgacataaaaatgaatcaaGAATATGTTGGgctgattaatcaataattaaaatacaaattagTTGAAGAGctagtctttttaaaatattttctttgcttttcaaATCTGCAGGATTGTGACAGAAATGAGTTGCACTTTCCACCTCCTGGTTTCCCGTAGCGACTTCTACCATAGTCGTTTTCTGCTTGTCTTGTCTAGACACTCCCTGTTGCTCAGATCGCTCAGATCCATGCCGCAGATCAGCCGCAGCCTACAAGAGAGCTACAGGCTTCTGCAACTGCCTGACGAGGGGCAAAGCAGTCCTGTGCAGGTGAAAGAGGCCTACCTGCGCCTAGCTAAGCTCTACCACCCGGACTCTGGGGCTCCGACTGCAGATGCAATGCTGTTTGCTCGGGTTGAGGAGGCCTACCGTGCTGTGCTGGCACATCAGAGCAAGATCAAGCATCCTGATGGAGGAAAGGAAGTGGAAGATGAGGATAAGTCCGTAGGTAAAGCACTTCCACACAGACACTACCTCAGCTACGATGGTGTGGGTACAGGCACGCCCAGCCAGCGTGAGCGTCAGTACCGGCAGATTCGAGTCGATCGGGCAACGGAGCAGGTTTTAAACTACCGGCAGAGGGAGCACGAGAGGGCAGCCGCTTCAGAGGGGGCGCTTGTGGAGCGGGACTTGCGTCAGCGCAGCCGAAAGATCAAAATCACCCAGGCTATGGAACGGCTTGTGGAGGACCTGATCCAGGAGTCCATGGCCCGAGGAGACTTCAGGAACCTGAGTGGAGCTGGAAAGCCCCTCAACAAGTTTGAGCACAATCCATACGCTGATCCGATGACCCACAACCTCAACCGCATCCTCATCGACAACGGTTACCAGCCCCCCTGGGTCATCACACAACGTGACATCAAAGAGACAACTGCTCAGATCCGAAATAGATTATTGGTAGGAAGGGCCCGTCTCAGTGACCCTATGACCCCCAAGGAGCGCGGCCAATGGGAGCAGCTGGTTACTTCGGTGGAGGAGGACTTGGTGAAACTTAACAAGATGGTGGACAATTACAACCTCATTGTACCGATGCTCAACATGCAAATGGTTCACTACAGTATGTCACGAGAGATTGACCGCGCTGAGAAAGGAGCCCACCAACAGCGGCTGgaccaacagagagagagagaaaaggagagagagcagaggaaggaagagaagaaaagagccAATACAGTTATTaagcataaaaataacaaacaaggcCTGATGTCTTGGATGAAGAATTTGCTCGGATTACAACACTAAAACTCAGAATCTAAGTGTACAGTAAaattatgttggtttttttgtaGTTTCGCTGCTTTTTTCTGAGTCAAAGTCAGAGACAATGGTGCCACCTGTTTAACTCTGTTACTACTGTTATCGTCCACATCTGTAGGTTTGTCAGAGCACTGTTGAGCAATCATGATTGCGTGACTTTAAAGGGTGAAAATGCACATGTTGATAATGAAGATTACAATATTAGGCAATTTCACAAAGTTGTTTCTGTGAAATCACTGATTTGAAAATACAAATCTTACACTGTAACGTTTGGTTGCAATGTGACATTAAAAGTTAAGGGAATCAAAAATCTTGTGTTACAgagttttacattttcaaatatgGGAAATGTCTAAATTGCTGAATGTGTCATTCTAGTCTGGCAGCTGCTCCAGTGTTGCAGGGTTGCAGATGACCATGGACTCCTTGCCGCTGGCTCCGGTACCTGCAGCTTCCCTGTGCAGCGCTTGAGCGATGGCCCTGGACGGAGTCATCACCTTGGTCCAGTCGTGGGCGATGTACTGATGGTACGGATCGTGAGAGCTCTCTAGCTTCTTCGAGCGAATGTAGCTGAGCATGATGCCGAATGTGAAGAAGCTGAACATGCCAACAACCAGGAGGATGTACATGATTCCCTGAGACTGAGTGTGGGCCCTGGATGCAGCCACGTGGTGCACAGCCTGCTGGGTAGTGTAGTTCTGGGGTGTCTGTGGAGACAGTATGCTTGTGCTGTTGAGGCAGTGCTGCAGGAAGGAGAGCAGGAGCGACTGTAGCTCGGTGGTGTTGATGTGTGACATGTCTGACCTCTGCTGGACACTCAGCAAACTGcagctgaggaggaagaggagatggtAAGAAAAACATATCACAGAAAAGATTACTCCCTACTTTATCTCTGTAGAGAATAGAGATTATactatatctgtattttttgtattatttagctCTGAATTAATCCCTCCAACCTGTTTACAAAACTCTGAAGAggcaaaagatttttttttttttaatttctgagTTGCAAAGAGATTTGACATGCTGCAGTATAAAATCTTGACAGACGATAGGAAAGCAAGTTAAGTGAGATTTATAATAAGCAAGAATGTGCCTGTTAGAGAGTGAGAAAAGGATCCACATCACACAGCTCATTTTTAGACATAACTCATTTTATCCAGGTAAGAAAATAAGGAGATATCAATTTCAGGATGCTCCTGTTTCCCAGACAACCGTGTATTAACTGACACTTCAGTATGTCGTCATATGTTCAAATTACCCATTGGAAATGTATTCCATGACTTTGGCCCGACCTTTATGAGACTTTATAAGCTGTAGTGCCCGACATGAAAACAGACCTTTTCTATATGGATCTTGCACCAGTATGATTATGCAATGGTATTTCAAAGGCTGTTTTCTTGAGCAAATAACTTGGTTATGatactaattttttttaaacatcattatacattttatttattttataaatgagtaatataaataactgtaatataggatattgttatatattatattgaccaattctagaaatgatgattctattattttaataaatatatataaaaactcaATAAACAATAGTGCGGTTTTCATAGTCgaaggtataaaaaaaaaaatcatccttaATTTTTAAATCACCCCAAGCATAATTTCCTGCATTATGTCCTGTAAAAAATATCAGACAGCATAATATGCCTTCGCTAGACTGACAAAATTATTCTTGGTGTTTGAAGAATGGAAATGAATGGATATAGACACTGATTTCtagaaaatatatgtaaatcaTTGTTCAAACTTCATCGAGTAGTTGGAAAATCCTACCTTTCAAGGATCTGGAATCGGTTCCTCTTGTAGCTCTAGAAGCAGCTTGTATCAAACTACACCTGGGACAGAAGCTACTTCCCTCCTTGTCTTGGACATAATGTGCCCTCCTTCATGCTCATGCTTTTACGCCGGAGAGATGCAATATGTTCAACTTGTCAACACTTTTAATGAAACGAGGAGGTCACAGGGCAAGGTCAAAAGCCCAGTGTATGCAGGCAGCGCTAGCAAACAACTATCTTATCAGCTGAAGTACTGTAGATGAGCATGTTTAGAGTTAGAATATATTCCCATTAGATCTCAATCGAGCAGTGTTGATCCGGTAAGATGTCATGAAAATCCCACGAAAAATATGCTTTTAGGTTTCGACTACATGTGAAGAAGTCTACACACAAATAATTGGGAACAAACAACTTTCGCATAAATCACCTTTCATGGCTCAAAACTGGTGATCAGAGCAAGTTTGTGACAAGTGTGTGTGGTTTGTTGTATTGTCTCttatatttaaaatttaaaaaatctcgaatgctcacattttgcagtTGGAGAAGGAGGTGccaggctgcagcaggagaacaaAGCTGCTTTCAGACCAGAGGCAGTTTAGACAGTCGACAGCACAGCACAGACTAGATTGAGTTACAGCACAATCACCTCCAAATGTCCTTTTACTCTCTGCTGTGTGAGTTAAATGTCCTTTAACTCCCCACAAAAAAAGCAGGATTCAAAATGATACATGCAGCAAAGTGAAGGGGCCAAGGTTCTCCAAAACATTTTCAGACaaaatgatgtatttaaaaacggacaacaaagaaacattgCAGTGAAACATATGCAGTTCTTCAACAGTGGATCATTGTTAAAATTAACCCTGATGAGGTCAttggtttctgtgtttctgactTCACCAATACAGCAAAGACGCAAGTGAAGGCgctgtaatgtgctgcccactgctccttgcatggtgtgttcacttgtgtgtcaaaaaggatgggttaaatgcagaggttgcatttccccattgtgggattaataaagtaatcttcttcttcttctaaagtACAGGaggcaaaaaaatattgacaaaatacttttttgtttatttttttaatgaaatttacagaaactttccatggagagttaagctggggaattttagagatattaaaaatttaaaaaaagatttcaacagatttatttgtaaatataagatcaagttttaattattttattgaacaatcatttctttcatttaacaagaaaaacatgaatgttaaatattactcatttCCCCCCAACCCCAAATAAAATGCCCTTCCCCCTCCAAAAATCCCCATGAAGTCCCATTGaaaatgttcaatgaaaaaaatgagaagAGCCCCCCTGTCTCTCCAAAAAAGTCCCTTTCAGCATGTAAACTTTGAaatgaacatgtgatggaggcaTGCACAGTACATGTAGGGGGAGTGGCCTCCacagggggcgtggcctcagcaggaatagcagatattcaattGTacttctggttgttttagtctagattatgctaaaatatattttccccagctatatttaagttcccttcGAAGTGCCAagctttaatttagtaaattcgGTGTACTCTGTTAATTTCTGtcaattcccatggaaagtttccaactttgaaaattctcGGAATTTTGCAATTTTGAGTGATGTCAATGTCATGTAAGGCCCGACCAAGCTGCAGCTATTAGCCTATTAAAGGCAAAT contains:
- the dnajc28 gene encoding dnaJ homolog subfamily C member 28, whose translation is MSCTFHLLVSRSDFYHSRFLLVLSRHSLLLRSLRSMPQISRSLQESYRLLQLPDEGQSSPVQVKEAYLRLAKLYHPDSGAPTADAMLFARVEEAYRAVLAHQSKIKHPDGGKEVEDEDKSVGKALPHRHYLSYDGVGTGTPSQRERQYRQIRVDRATEQVLNYRQREHERAAASEGALVERDLRQRSRKIKITQAMERLVEDLIQESMARGDFRNLSGAGKPLNKFEHNPYADPMTHNLNRILIDNGYQPPWVITQRDIKETTAQIRNRLLVGRARLSDPMTPKERGQWEQLVTSVEEDLVKLNKMVDNYNLIVPMLNMQMVHYSMSREIDRAEKGAHQQRLDQQREREKEREQRKEEKKRANTVIKHKNNKQGLMSWMKNLLGLQH
- the LOC131976055 gene encoding potassium voltage-gated channel subfamily E member 1 — encoded protein: MSHINTTELQSLLLSFLQHCLNSTSILSPQTPQNYTTQQAVHHVAASRAHTQSQGIMYILLVVGMFSFFTFGIMLSYIRSKKLESSHDPYHQYIAHDWTKVMTPSRAIAQALHREAAGTGASGKESMVICNPATLEQLPD